From the Rhinoderma darwinii isolate aRhiDar2 chromosome 12, aRhiDar2.hap1, whole genome shotgun sequence genome, one window contains:
- the MEX3A gene encoding RNA-binding protein MEX3A produces the protein MPSLVVSGMMERNGHGMADLTKDRVLEDDRALQIALDQLCLLGLGETEEDTNNNNNSSSTNSSSSGQHPQKSGESKLCALYKEAELRLKSSNTTECVPVPSSEHVAEIVGRQGCKIKALRAKTNTYIKTPVRGEEPVFMVTGRREDVAMARREIISAAEHFSMIRASRNKAGNAFGSAPTLPGQVTIRVRVPYRVVGLVVGPKGATIKRIQQQTNTYIITPSRDRDPVFEITGAPGNVERAREEIETHIAVRTGKILEYNNENDFLSNSPDSGMESRYPESWRVHGTAAGCKSLSTFRQNSLGCIGDCPAEPVYETPRLNDQNEFNYGYLFPNYKQDVYYGVAETGGPMWGGQENNSPTPGIFTKQQRSGSSGTIQTNATQRSPESSLTNLPRRNQGDPLPGFTKLNATRNSVSGSRECMVCFESEVTAALVPCGHNLFCMECAVRICERNEPECPVCHASATQAIRIFS, from the exons ATGCCTAGCCTGGTGGTATCAGGGATGATGGAAAGGAATGGGCATGGCATGGCAGACCTCACCAAGGACAGGGTACTGGAGGATGACCGAGCCCTGCAGATCGCCCTGGACCAACTCTGCCTGCTGGGTCTGGGGGAGACAGAAGAAGAcaccaacaacaacaacaacagcagcAGCACCAACAGCTCCAGCAGCGGGCAGCACCCCCAGAAAAGCGGCGAGAGCAAGCTGTGTGCCCTGTACAAGGAGGCAGAGCTCCGGCTGAAGAGTTCCAACACCACGGAGTGTGTGCCAGTGCCCAGCTCCGAACACGTGGCTGAGATTGTGGGCAGACAAG gcTGCAAAATCAAAGCGCTAAGGGCGAAAACGAACACCTACATCAAGACGCCAGTTCGAGGCGAAGAGCCGGTGTTTATGGTGACCGGACGTAGAGAGGACGTTGCCATGGCTAGACGTGAGATCATTTCCGCCGCCGAACACTTCTCCATGATTAGAGCTTCCCGAAACAAAGCCGGCAATGCTTTCGGCAGTGCCCCAACTCTACCCGGCCAAGTCACAATCCGTGTCCGGGTCCCCTACAGAGTTGTTGGATTAGTAGTTGGACCCAAGGGGGCCACCATTAAGAGGATTCAGCAACAGACAAACACTTATATTATCACTCCAAGCCGTGACCGAGACCCGGTGTTTGAGATCACGGGGGCTCCAGGAAATGTGGAACGGGCACGAGAAGAAATTGAGACTCACATCGCGGTACGAACCGGCAAAATCTTGGAATACAACAATGAGAATGACTTTCTGTCCAATAGTCCAGATTCTGGCATGGAAAGCCGATATCCGGAGAGCTGGCGGGTGCACGGTACAGCGGCTGGTTGCAAATCTCTTTCCACCTTCCGACAAAACAGCCTGGGCTGCATCGGCGACTGTCCCGCAGAACCCGTTTATGAGACGCCAAGACTGAATGATCAGAACGAATTCAACTACGGCTACTTGTTCCCCAACTACAAGCAGGACGTGTACTATGGTGTGGCCGAAACCGGAGGACCCATGTGGGGTGGTCAAGAGAACAACAGCCCAACCCCGGGCATCTTCACCAAGCAGCAGCGCTCGGGGAGCAGCGGAACTATCCAGACCAATGCCACACAGAGGTCTCCAGAATCCAGCCTTACCAACTTGCCAAGGAGGAACCAAGGAGATCCACTGCCGGGCTTCACCAAACTCAACGCCACTCGAAACTCTGTTTCTGGAAGCCGGGAGTGCATGGTATGTTTTGAAAGTGAGGTCACAGCTGCACTGGTGCCCTGCGGGCACAACCTTTTTTGCATGGAGTGCGCCGTACGGATCTGCGAACGTAATGAACCGGAGTGTCCCGTTTGCCACGCGTCCGCCACTCAAGCCATAAGGATATTTTCCTAA